A genomic segment from Nitrospira sp. encodes:
- a CDS encoding putative membrane protein: MWYRLSADFVLLIHLAFVLFVVAGGLLVLKWPRLAWLHLPAVAWGALVEFTGWICPLTPLENSLRAMGGGAVYGSDFIAHYLLPILYPTGLTRYLQVVLGMGLLAANVALYVWLWRRRKVRMGVTRSARCWRKT; encoded by the coding sequence ATGTGGTATCGACTCAGCGCCGATTTCGTGCTGCTCATCCATCTGGCCTTCGTGCTGTTCGTCGTGGCGGGCGGGTTGCTGGTCTTGAAATGGCCGCGTCTGGCGTGGCTGCATCTGCCGGCGGTGGCCTGGGGCGCGCTCGTCGAATTCACCGGGTGGATCTGTCCGCTCACCCCGCTTGAAAACTCCTTGCGAGCCATGGGCGGAGGGGCGGTCTATGGCTCCGACTTCATCGCCCACTATCTGCTGCCCATTCTCTACCCAACCGGCCTCACCAGGTACCTACAGGTGGTTCTTGGAATGGGGCTGTTGGCGGCCAACGTTGCGCTGTATGTCTGGCTATGGCGGCGGAGGAAGGTGCGCATGGGCGTTACCCGATCGGCTCGTTGTTGGAGGAAGACATGA
- a CDS encoding group 1 truncated hemoglobin, with amino-acid sequence MNTRLTSLGMILGIGLTLAACNSMGTSSGTMTAEKTNQALYDRLGGKPAITAVIDDFVARVAADNRINGKFANANIPRLKSMLIDQICQASGGPCTYTGRDMKATHAGMGVSGSEFDALVGDLVATLNKFKVGDREKNELLGALGPMKKDIVEKPMATVPGLSSNGTSQAFWSDQDVRASLAF; translated from the coding sequence ATGAATACACGGTTGACATCACTCGGCATGATCCTTGGGATCGGTCTGACCCTTGCGGCTTGCAACAGTATGGGAACCTCGAGCGGGACGATGACTGCAGAGAAGACGAACCAGGCCCTCTACGATCGGCTGGGCGGCAAACCGGCCATTACCGCGGTGATCGACGACTTTGTCGCCAGGGTCGCGGCGGACAACCGCATCAATGGAAAATTCGCCAACGCGAACATCCCGCGCTTGAAATCCATGCTGATCGATCAGATCTGTCAGGCGTCGGGCGGGCCCTGCACCTATACCGGTCGTGACATGAAGGCGACTCACGCCGGCATGGGGGTCTCCGGCAGCGAGTTCGACGCGTTAGTCGGCGACCTCGTCGCGACCTTGAACAAGTTCAAGGTCGGGGATCGTGAGAAGAACGAACTCTTGGGCGCTCTCGGCCCGATGAAGAAAGACATCGTGGAGAAACCGATGGCGACTGTGCCCGGACTCAGCAGCAATGGCACGAGCCAGGCATTCTGGTCCGATCAGGACGTGCGGGCATCCCTCGCCTTCTAG